From a region of the Helicobacter hepaticus ATCC 51449 genome:
- a CDS encoding 50S ribosomal protein L23: MADITDIKSILYTEKSLSLQESGVLVVQTATNVSKNQLKEIFKEYFGITPLRINSLRQEGKVKRFRGKIGQRASFKKFYVKIPEGAKLDALSV; encoded by the coding sequence ATGGCAGATATTACAGACATTAAGTCAATTCTCTATACAGAAAAATCTCTCTCACTCCAAGAAAGTGGCGTGTTGGTTGTGCAAACAGCAACAAATGTAAGTAAAAATCAATTAAAGGAGATTTTTAAAGAATATTTTGGGATTACACCTCTAAGAATCAATTCTCTTCGTCAAGAGGGCAAGGTAAAAAGATTTAGAGGTAAAATCGGGCAGAGAGCATCGTTTAAAAAGTTTTATGTAAAGATTCCAGAGGGCGCAAAACTTGATGCGCTATCAGTATAA